A genome region from Streptomyces sp. S4.7 includes the following:
- a CDS encoding DsbA family protein has protein sequence MVTERRTVDFWFDPACPLSRVTATWITAVAGQRPVDIRWRVMSLSVLNEGRDVDPEGDEEGYLWIPASVCAAIQTAYGHTALGRFYDALWTAEDGGRREWIGDLVEALGAAGLPVALAEAGPTTDHDAALRASHDEAMGLVVGEVGTPVLAVTHPSGSRHAFFGPVVTETPGPEDALRLWDGTLLVASVPGFREIKT, from the coding sequence ATGGTCACGGAGCGACGGACCGTCGACTTCTGGTTCGACCCCGCGTGCCCGCTCAGCCGGGTCACCGCGACGTGGATCACCGCCGTCGCCGGACAGCGCCCGGTCGACATCCGCTGGCGCGTGATGAGCCTCTCGGTGCTGAACGAGGGCAGGGACGTCGACCCCGAGGGCGACGAGGAGGGGTACCTCTGGATCCCCGCCAGCGTCTGCGCCGCGATCCAGACGGCGTACGGGCACACGGCGCTCGGGAGGTTCTACGACGCGCTGTGGACCGCCGAGGACGGCGGGCGGCGGGAGTGGATCGGTGATCTCGTCGAGGCCCTGGGCGCCGCCGGGCTGCCGGTGGCACTGGCCGAGGCGGGCCCGACCACCGACCACGACGCTGCGCTCAGGGCCTCGCACGACGAAGCGATGGGCCTCGTCGTCGGAGAGGTGGGTACGCCGGTCCTCGCCGTCACCCACCCCTCCGGCTCCCGGCACGCGTTCTTCGGCCCGGTCGTCACGGAGACGCCGGGCCCCGAGGACGCGCTGCGGCTGTGGGACGGCACGCTCCTCGTCGCGAGCGTGCCGGGCTTCCGCGAGATCAAGACCTGA
- a CDS encoding fumarylacetoacetate hydrolase family protein, translating into MKLLRVGTAGAERPALLDQDGTLRDLSGLVTDIDGALLADEAALDRIRAAAASGELPVVDPAGLRTGPPVGRIGKIVCIGLNYHDHARETGADIPTEPIIFFKAPDTVVGPDDTVLVPRKSVKTDWEVELAVVIGRTARYLESREEALTHVAGYAVSHDVSEREFQIERGGQWDKGKNCETFNPLGPWLVTADEVPDPQALSLRLSVNGERKQNGTTAEQIFPVAEVVRYVSQFMTLYPGDVINTGTPAGVALGQPEPKPYLRAGDVVELEIGGLGRQRQELKDA; encoded by the coding sequence ATGAAGCTGCTGCGTGTCGGTACGGCGGGCGCGGAGCGCCCCGCACTGCTCGACCAGGACGGAACCCTCAGGGACCTGTCCGGACTCGTCACTGACATCGACGGCGCACTGCTCGCCGACGAGGCCGCGCTCGACCGGATCCGGGCCGCCGCCGCGTCCGGCGAGCTGCCCGTCGTCGACCCGGCCGGACTGCGCACCGGACCACCGGTCGGCCGGATCGGCAAGATCGTGTGCATCGGGCTGAACTACCACGACCACGCGCGCGAGACGGGCGCGGACATCCCGACCGAGCCGATCATCTTCTTCAAGGCGCCGGACACCGTCGTCGGCCCGGACGACACCGTCCTCGTACCGCGCAAGAGCGTCAAGACGGACTGGGAGGTGGAGCTGGCCGTCGTCATCGGCCGCACCGCCCGCTACCTGGAGTCCAGGGAGGAGGCCCTGACGCATGTCGCGGGCTACGCCGTCTCCCACGACGTCTCCGAGCGCGAGTTCCAGATCGAGCGCGGCGGCCAGTGGGACAAGGGCAAGAACTGCGAGACGTTCAACCCGCTGGGCCCCTGGCTCGTGACCGCCGACGAGGTGCCCGACCCGCAGGCGCTGTCGCTCAGGCTGTCCGTCAACGGGGAGCGGAAGCAGAATGGCACGACGGCCGAGCAGATCTTCCCGGTGGCCGAAGTGGTGCGCTATGTCAGCCAGTTCATGACGCTGTACCCCGGTGACGTCATCAACACCGGTACGCCGGCGGGCGTCGCGCTCGGGCAGCCGGAGCCGAAGCCGTACCTGCGGGCCGGGGACGTCGTCGAGCTGGAGATCGGGGGCCTGGGGCGCCAGCGACAGGAACTCAAGGACGCGTAA
- a CDS encoding 2-aminoethylphosphonate ABC transporter substrate-binding protein — MPRNALNSRNALTSRSCRRPLTAVVGSLALTASLAGCGDGSVASGEKVVTVYSADGLKGVDGDGWYDEVFADFEKDTGIKVKYEEGGSGEMADRVDSEKNDTRADLIIVLPPYIQLVEHKGLLASYDPKGSDRVHGSGKSVDNRWTSVVNNYFGFIYNKKELTEPPATWEELLDPEYKDKLQYSTPGVAGDGTGLLIKAMNDFGGEKPAMEYLRKLEENNVGPTPSTFKLAPKVDKGELLVANGDVQTNFEQSKSLSNIAIWFPAKEGGKPTTFAMYYGAGVVADAPHSANGKRLLDYMLTEKAQRQVSGIGGGFPARTDIRPTDENAIELARLIDGVTLFEPNWEKIESGLDGYVDAWKTATGN; from the coding sequence ATGCCCCGCAACGCCCTCAACTCCCGCAACGCCCTCACCTCTCGAAGCTGTCGCAGACCCCTCACGGCCGTCGTCGGCAGCCTCGCCCTGACCGCCTCGCTCGCCGGGTGCGGCGACGGCTCGGTCGCCTCCGGCGAGAAGGTCGTCACCGTCTACAGCGCCGACGGGCTCAAGGGCGTCGACGGCGACGGCTGGTACGACGAGGTCTTCGCCGACTTCGAGAAGGACACCGGCATCAAGGTGAAGTACGAGGAGGGCGGTTCCGGCGAGATGGCGGACCGGGTGGACAGCGAGAAGAACGACACCCGCGCCGATCTCATCATCGTCCTGCCGCCGTACATCCAACTGGTCGAGCACAAGGGGCTGTTGGCGTCGTACGACCCCAAGGGCTCGGACCGGGTGCACGGTTCGGGCAAGTCCGTCGACAACAGATGGACGTCGGTCGTGAACAACTACTTCGGCTTCATATACAACAAGAAGGAACTGACGGAACCTCCGGCCACCTGGGAGGAGTTGCTGGACCCCGAGTACAAGGACAAGCTCCAGTACTCGACCCCGGGAGTCGCGGGCGACGGCACGGGCCTCCTCATCAAGGCCATGAACGACTTCGGCGGCGAGAAGCCGGCGATGGAGTACCTGCGGAAGCTCGAAGAGAACAACGTCGGCCCCACCCCCTCCACCTTCAAGCTCGCGCCCAAGGTCGACAAGGGCGAGCTCCTCGTCGCGAACGGCGACGTACAGACCAATTTCGAGCAGTCCAAGAGCCTGTCGAACATCGCCATCTGGTTCCCGGCGAAGGAGGGCGGCAAGCCGACCACGTTCGCCATGTACTACGGAGCCGGCGTCGTGGCGGACGCCCCGCACAGCGCGAACGGCAAGAGGCTGCTCGACTACATGCTGACCGAGAAGGCACAGAGACAGGTCAGCGGTATCGGCGGCGGCTTCCCCGCCCGTACGGACATCAGACCCACCGACGAGAACGCCATCGAACTGGCCAGGCTGATCGACGGTGTCACTCTCTTCGAACCCAACTGGGAGAAGATCGAGTCCGGCCTCGACGGGTACGTCGACGCCTGGAAGACCGCCACCGGCAACTGA
- a CDS encoding MFS transporter — MPSSPITASPAAATASRGTGRPGATLAVTSAATTVALMNYTVPMLALPDLTADFGTATSAQAWLLNGAPLGLAALLLVAGSLADDYGRRRLFLAGTLGLALTTGLGALAGSTLTFTLARIAQGASSAAIIASSLGLLVHAFPAGPGRIRATGVWGAFVSAGIATGPLLAGALGTYGWQQPYAVLAAAALVIAVLAFRTLGESRAPRGGRPDVAGAVVLGLAMTALLSALTLGRDGWLRTPVVLLLVTAAVLTGVFAAVERRGGAPLIEPRLVGRRPFQAATSGALFTGLAVIGLFSYLPALLQRTLGISPMGAAWLFVLWSGTAFLVALQARRLAGRVAARHQLALGFALHAAGALSMLGAVGAGSWARLLPGLFVAGVGSGLLNAALPRLSVESVPQERAAMGSGANNTARYIGSAAGVALMIAVATSADTPEHGTDLAILVSAGVTLLGAVLVLALREGVKARN; from the coding sequence ATGCCCTCCTCGCCCATAACCGCGAGCCCGGCCGCCGCCACCGCCTCCCGCGGCACCGGGCGCCCCGGGGCCACGCTCGCCGTCACCAGCGCGGCCACGACCGTCGCGCTCATGAACTACACCGTTCCGATGCTCGCGCTCCCCGATCTGACCGCCGACTTCGGCACCGCGACATCGGCGCAGGCATGGCTCCTCAACGGCGCCCCGCTCGGCCTCGCGGCCCTGCTGCTCGTCGCGGGCAGCCTCGCCGACGACTACGGCCGCCGCAGACTCTTCCTCGCGGGCACCCTCGGCCTCGCGCTCACCACCGGACTCGGCGCACTCGCCGGCTCCACACTCACCTTCACCCTCGCCCGGATCGCACAGGGCGCCTCCAGCGCCGCGATCATCGCCAGCAGCCTCGGACTCCTGGTGCACGCCTTCCCGGCCGGGCCGGGCCGCATCAGGGCCACCGGCGTCTGGGGAGCGTTCGTCAGCGCGGGAATCGCCACCGGGCCGCTGCTCGCCGGGGCGCTGGGTACGTACGGCTGGCAGCAGCCGTACGCCGTACTCGCCGCCGCCGCCCTCGTCATCGCGGTCCTCGCCTTCCGTACGCTCGGCGAATCCCGCGCGCCCCGCGGTGGCCGCCCCGACGTGGCGGGCGCGGTCGTACTGGGCCTGGCCATGACCGCGCTGCTCAGCGCGCTGACGCTGGGCCGCGACGGATGGCTGCGTACGCCCGTCGTCCTGCTGCTGGTGACCGCCGCCGTACTGACCGGCGTCTTCGCCGCCGTGGAACGGCGCGGCGGCGCCCCGCTGATCGAGCCGCGGCTGGTGGGCCGGCGGCCGTTCCAGGCGGCGACGTCCGGAGCGCTGTTCACGGGGCTGGCCGTGATCGGGCTGTTCAGCTACCTGCCCGCACTGCTCCAGCGGACGCTCGGCATCTCCCCGATGGGCGCGGCATGGCTGTTCGTGCTCTGGTCGGGCACGGCCTTCCTTGTCGCCCTCCAGGCCCGCCGTCTCGCGGGCCGTGTGGCCGCCCGCCACCAGCTCGCGCTCGGCTTCGCCCTGCACGCGGCGGGCGCCCTGTCGATGCTGGGCGCGGTCGGCGCCGGGTCATGGGCGCGGCTGCTGCCGGGGCTCTTCGTCGCGGGCGTGGGCAGCGGCCTGCTGAACGCCGCCCTGCCCCGCCTGTCCGTCGAGTCCGTGCCCCAGGAACGCGCGGCGATGGGCTCGGGCGCGAACAACACCGCCCGCTACATCGGCTCGGCGGCGGGAGTCGCCCTGATGATCGCGGTGGCGACCTCGGCGGACACCCCGGAGCACGGCACCGACCTGGCGATCCTGGTGTCGGCGGGCGTGACGTTGCTCGGGGCGGTGCTCGTACTGGCTTTGCGGGAGGGCGTGAAGGCGCGGAACTGA
- a CDS encoding DUF6412 domain-containing protein: MIRRAVRRAVRLPRPAAPLFFLFFGLAQILLVDAGSLSAAVALAATAAASTAFATAAVISARCAPAVPPTRVRTAIRDREQRTAFLPQRDPDARGRTRPRAPGRPLLTTA, translated from the coding sequence ATGATCCGACGCGCCGTACGACGCGCCGTCCGGCTGCCCCGCCCCGCCGCACCGCTGTTCTTCCTGTTCTTCGGCCTCGCCCAGATCCTCCTCGTCGACGCCGGCAGCCTCTCCGCCGCCGTCGCCCTCGCCGCCACCGCCGCGGCCTCCACCGCGTTCGCCACCGCCGCCGTCATCTCGGCCCGGTGCGCGCCCGCCGTGCCGCCCACCCGGGTCCGTACGGCGATCCGCGACCGCGAGCAACGAACGGCGTTCCTGCCGCAGCGAGATCCCGACGCGCGAGGCCGCACCAGGCCACGAGCGCCCGGTCGTCCCCTCCTGACGACCGCGTAG
- a CDS encoding ROK family transcriptional regulator, with protein sequence MSDSDGGRGSAGVEAGVGADAGAETGCAEAGADVEAGAGVPAGIRTGVNPSPQTGANLPSLRSHNSALVLDLLRTAGEGGISRLELAESTGLTPQAVSKITARLRTEGLAAGVGQRASTGGKPRTVLCLVPSAAHAVGLHLDRDELTAVVVDLAGTPVAVRTAPFDLGAAAAEVVETAAGQVESVRAEAERVTETPGAASPGRLLGVGVALPGPLDHATGVLGRVTGFPRWDGFPLRETLADRLGLPVVLDKDTNAAALGLALRGPGDSFAYLHLGTGLGAGLVLGGALYRGDRTGAGEFGHQVIQLDGPPCDCGNRGCIEALCMAAVARGDLAEAARVLGAGAANLVGLLDIDRVLLGGRAVAAAEERFVSGVGAVLEERARGPVVPVGMADGGVHSVAEGAAQLVLAPVFGHARVFGRGRGRVSVGG encoded by the coding sequence ATGTCGGACAGTGACGGCGGACGGGGGAGCGCGGGGGTGGAGGCGGGTGTGGGTGCGGATGCGGGCGCGGAGACCGGGTGTGCGGAAGCCGGGGCGGATGTGGAAGCGGGCGCGGGTGTACCGGCGGGTATCCGTACCGGCGTGAACCCGAGCCCGCAGACCGGTGCGAACCTGCCGTCGCTGCGCAGCCACAACTCCGCGCTGGTGCTGGACCTGCTCCGTACGGCGGGGGAGGGCGGTATCAGCCGCCTCGAACTCGCCGAATCCACCGGTCTCACCCCCCAGGCGGTCAGCAAGATCACGGCCAGGCTCCGTACGGAGGGGCTGGCGGCCGGCGTCGGCCAGCGGGCGTCCACCGGCGGCAAACCCCGGACCGTCCTGTGCCTCGTCCCCTCCGCCGCGCACGCGGTGGGCCTGCACCTGGACCGCGACGAGCTGACGGCCGTCGTGGTCGACCTGGCGGGCACCCCGGTCGCGGTCCGTACGGCACCGTTCGACCTGGGGGCCGCGGCGGCCGAGGTCGTCGAGACCGCGGCGGGGCAGGTGGAGTCGGTACGGGCGGAGGCGGAGCGCGTCACGGAGACTCCCGGCGCGGCGAGTCCGGGGCGGCTGCTGGGCGTGGGTGTCGCCCTGCCGGGCCCGCTCGACCACGCGACAGGAGTACTGGGGCGCGTCACCGGCTTTCCCCGCTGGGACGGCTTTCCGCTGCGCGAGACGCTCGCCGACCGCCTCGGCCTGCCGGTGGTCCTGGACAAGGACACCAACGCCGCCGCGCTCGGGCTCGCGCTGCGGGGGCCCGGCGACTCGTTCGCGTACCTCCACCTCGGTACGGGTCTGGGCGCGGGCCTCGTACTGGGCGGCGCGCTCTACCGGGGCGACCGTACGGGGGCGGGTGAGTTCGGGCACCAGGTGATCCAGCTCGACGGGCCGCCGTGCGACTGCGGGAACCGCGGCTGCATCGAGGCGCTCTGCATGGCGGCGGTCGCGCGCGGCGACCTGGCGGAGGCGGCGCGGGTGCTCGGCGCCGGGGCGGCGAATCTCGTCGGGCTCCTGGACATCGACCGGGTGCTGCTGGGTGGGCGCGCGGTCGCGGCGGCGGAGGAGCGCTTCGTGTCGGGAGTCGGGGCGGTGCTGGAGGAGCGGGCGCGGGGGCCTGTGGTGCCGGTGGGGATGGCTGACGGCGGCGTGCATTCGGTGGCGGAGGGGGCGGCGCAGTTGGTGCTGGCGCCGGTGTTCGGTCACGCGCGGGTATTTGGGCGGGGGCGGGGGCGGGTGTCGGTGGGGGGCTAG
- a CDS encoding Gfo/Idh/MocA family oxidoreductase, with amino-acid sequence MTGTGTPQRVALVGYGLAGSVFHAPLISATEDLVLDTVVTSNPERQAQARAEFPGVRFAVSPDELWERADELDLVVIASPNKTHVPIATAALKAGLPVVVDKPIAGTAAEARELAALAEERGLLLSVFQNRRWDNDFLTLARLVAGGELGDVQRFESRFERWRPQTKGGWRESGVPEEIGGLLYDLGSHVVDQALVLFGPAALVYAESDVRRPGAAADDDTFIALTHTSGVRSHLYVSATTAQLGPRFRVLGSKAGYVKYGLDPQEADLRGGRRPNTPDSAGNWGLEPESLWGRIGAGESPATGGGHPVENTPGDYPAFYAGVARALREGAPPPVTAHEAAAALDVLEAARRSAREGVTVAIGASS; translated from the coding sequence ATGACTGGCACCGGCACCCCTCAGCGCGTCGCACTCGTGGGCTACGGCCTCGCGGGCTCCGTCTTCCACGCCCCGCTGATCTCCGCGACCGAGGACCTGGTCCTCGACACGGTCGTCACCTCGAACCCGGAGCGCCAGGCGCAGGCGCGCGCCGAGTTCCCCGGCGTCCGCTTCGCGGTGTCGCCGGACGAGCTCTGGGAGCGCGCGGACGAGCTGGACCTGGTCGTGATCGCGTCGCCGAACAAGACGCACGTCCCGATCGCGACCGCCGCCCTGAAGGCGGGCCTGCCGGTCGTGGTGGACAAGCCGATCGCCGGTACCGCCGCCGAGGCGCGCGAACTCGCCGCTCTCGCCGAGGAGCGCGGCCTGCTGCTCTCCGTCTTCCAGAACCGCCGCTGGGACAACGACTTCCTCACTCTCGCCCGCCTCGTCGCGGGCGGCGAGCTGGGCGACGTACAGCGCTTCGAATCGCGGTTCGAGCGGTGGCGGCCACAGACCAAGGGCGGCTGGCGTGAGTCGGGGGTGCCGGAAGAGATCGGAGGGCTGCTCTACGACCTGGGCAGCCATGTCGTGGACCAGGCGCTGGTGCTGTTCGGTCCGGCGGCGCTGGTGTACGCGGAGTCCGACGTACGCAGGCCCGGTGCCGCGGCCGACGACGACACCTTCATCGCGCTCACGCACACGAGCGGTGTGCGCTCGCATCTGTACGTCAGCGCCACCACGGCCCAACTCGGCCCGCGCTTCCGGGTACTGGGCTCGAAGGCGGGCTATGTGAAGTACGGTCTCGACCCGCAGGAGGCCGATCTGCGCGGCGGCAGGCGTCCCAACACCCCGGATTCCGCCGGGAACTGGGGTCTGGAGCCCGAGTCGCTGTGGGGCCGTATCGGGGCCGGCGAGTCCCCGGCGACGGGTGGCGGCCACCCGGTGGAGAACACGCCCGGCGACTACCCGGCCTTCTACGCGGGGGTCGCGCGAGCACTGCGCGAGGGTGCGCCGCCGCCGGTGACGGCGCACGAGGCAGCCGCGGCGCTCGACGTCCTGGAGGCGGCGCGCCGCTCCGCCCGCGAGGGTGTCACGGTCGCGATCGGAGCCTCGTCATGA
- a CDS encoding YidC/Oxa1 family membrane protein insertase, translating to MSVFLSGFASLVGHFADLLQPLFQGGATAAAIILFTACVRLAVHPLSRAAARGQKARTKLSPQIAALRKKHAKNPERLQKAIMELHKKEQVSPLAGCLPSLLQIPAFFLMYHLFSSREIGGSPNELLGHSLGAAPLGDRWKDALADGGIFGGAGLVYVALFVIVVAVATFNYRRTKRQMAAMPMPTAGADGQQMPGMGAMTKLMPLMSFATLITVGVVPLAAALYVVTSTTWSAVERAFLYRDAPAGALATAA from the coding sequence ATGTCCGTCTTCCTGTCCGGCTTCGCCTCCCTGGTCGGGCACTTCGCCGACCTGCTCCAGCCCCTCTTCCAGGGCGGAGCGACCGCCGCGGCGATCATCCTGTTCACCGCCTGTGTACGGCTCGCGGTCCACCCGCTCTCCCGGGCGGCGGCCCGTGGCCAGAAGGCCCGCACCAAGCTCTCGCCGCAGATCGCCGCCCTGCGCAAGAAGCACGCCAAGAACCCCGAACGCCTCCAGAAGGCGATCATGGAGCTGCACAAGAAGGAGCAGGTCTCCCCGCTCGCGGGCTGCCTGCCCAGCCTGCTCCAGATCCCCGCGTTCTTCCTGATGTACCACCTCTTCTCCAGCCGGGAGATCGGCGGCAGCCCGAACGAACTGCTTGGCCACTCCCTCGGCGCCGCGCCGCTCGGCGACCGCTGGAAGGACGCGCTCGCCGACGGCGGGATCTTCGGGGGAGCGGGCCTGGTGTACGTCGCGCTCTTCGTGATCGTCGTGGCCGTCGCCACCTTCAACTACCGGCGTACGAAGCGCCAGATGGCCGCCATGCCGATGCCGACGGCCGGGGCGGACGGGCAGCAGATGCCAGGCATGGGTGCCATGACCAAGCTGATGCCGCTGATGTCCTTCGCGACGCTCATCACAGTGGGCGTGGTGCCGCTGGCAGCCGCGCTGTACGTCGTGACGAGCACCACATGGTCCGCGGTCGAACGGGCCTTCCTGTACCGGGACGCCCCGGCGGGCGCGCTGGCCACCGCGGCGTGA
- a CDS encoding heme-degrading domain-containing protein, with protein MTATQDRPFPTVAELEAQDARLVLPHFTYDDAWALGSLLVELSREREAPVAIDIRRGAQQLFRCALPGSSADNDAWIDRKRRVVERYGESSFLVGTRFRAKGTTFEDSSRLDPDRYAAHGGSFPITVRGAGVVGTVTVSGLPQEEDHALVVQALERTLAESGS; from the coding sequence ATGACGGCGACCCAGGACCGTCCCTTCCCGACGGTGGCCGAACTGGAGGCGCAGGACGCCCGGTTGGTCCTGCCGCACTTCACGTACGACGACGCGTGGGCGCTCGGCAGCCTGCTGGTCGAGCTGTCGCGTGAGCGCGAGGCGCCGGTCGCGATCGACATCCGCCGGGGCGCCCAGCAGCTGTTCCGCTGCGCGCTGCCGGGCTCGTCGGCGGACAACGACGCCTGGATCGACCGCAAGCGGCGGGTGGTCGAGCGGTACGGCGAGAGTTCGTTCCTGGTCGGTACGCGCTTCCGCGCCAAGGGCACCACGTTCGAGGACTCCTCGCGCCTGGACCCGGACCGGTACGCGGCCCACGGCGGCTCGTTCCCGATCACGGTGCGGGGCGCGGGAGTTGTCGGCACGGTGACGGTCTCGGGGCTCCCTCAGGAGGAGGACCACGCGCTGGTGGTGCAGGCCCTGGAGCGGACGCTGGCGGAGTCCGGGAGCTGA
- a CDS encoding helix-turn-helix domain-containing protein, whose translation MALGKDYSTQQCSIARALEVVGERWTLLVVRDAFYGVRRYNDFLVHLGVPRAVLATRLKSLEQAGVLEKRRYQESPPRDEYVLTERGLALWPVLRSLGLWGREHIEGVLPMRVFTHAACGTELGSYGQCPACGTAVPPHDVEMQPGRGLDPDPDNPVSRALLAPRRLLLPVETDRV comes from the coding sequence ATGGCCCTCGGCAAGGACTACTCCACGCAGCAGTGCTCCATCGCCCGCGCGCTGGAGGTCGTCGGCGAGCGCTGGACGCTGCTCGTCGTGCGCGACGCCTTCTACGGAGTGCGCCGCTACAACGACTTCCTCGTCCACCTCGGCGTCCCCCGCGCCGTCCTCGCCACCCGCCTCAAGAGCCTGGAGCAGGCCGGCGTCCTGGAGAAGCGGCGCTACCAGGAGTCGCCGCCGCGCGACGAGTACGTCCTGACCGAGCGCGGCCTCGCGCTCTGGCCCGTCCTGCGCTCCCTCGGGCTCTGGGGCCGCGAACACATCGAAGGTGTCCTGCCGATGCGGGTGTTCACGCACGCCGCGTGCGGTACCGAACTGGGCTCCTACGGCCAGTGCCCGGCCTGCGGGACGGCCGTACCGCCGCACGACGTGGAGATGCAGCCGGGACGCGGACTGGATCCGGACCCGGACAATCCGGTGAGCCGGGCGCTGCTCGCGCCCCGACGCCTGCTTCTGCCTGTCGAAACGGATCGTGTATAA
- a CDS encoding SEC-C domain-containing protein produces MRPDIPADHTTEAERLLRTAAQYPEDREPLLLQAAAHLELAGARDRATGLYDDLLTGAPDHPHLVKALKAANLWEYGHEAEARAIIEGLRIAEPLEPAPWEIVAETLEAHDELEAAHDSYTTALNLLLTPGEEVPYSAGSLLLGRHRLRRLLGLEHDDWDALGDQVNKTAVPLDELHDPKRLWALGSDNPAELQAEIARLRAELGSYRSALSRPFPVAVLHWPATELTELLTAYPELRTEYPSREAHLAQLESSLRELAAGGTPNLGIVTGTVPSYEAFAASEGTSPSDPNLLPQYATTLAARGRATAWPPARNASCWCGSGVAYRDCHGVG; encoded by the coding sequence ATGCGCCCCGACATCCCTGCCGACCACACCACTGAAGCCGAGCGCCTGCTGCGCACAGCGGCCCAGTACCCCGAGGACCGCGAACCCCTGCTGCTCCAGGCCGCGGCCCACCTGGAACTGGCCGGCGCCCGCGACCGCGCCACCGGCCTCTACGACGATCTCCTCACCGGCGCCCCGGACCACCCCCACCTGGTGAAGGCGCTCAAGGCCGCGAACCTGTGGGAGTACGGCCACGAGGCGGAGGCCCGCGCGATCATCGAGGGCCTGCGCATCGCCGAACCGCTGGAGCCGGCGCCCTGGGAGATCGTGGCGGAGACGCTGGAGGCCCACGACGAACTCGAAGCGGCCCACGACTCCTACACCACGGCCCTGAACCTGCTCCTGACCCCGGGCGAGGAAGTCCCGTACTCCGCGGGCTCCCTTCTCCTCGGCCGCCACCGCCTGCGCCGGCTGCTGGGCCTGGAGCACGACGACTGGGACGCCCTCGGCGACCAGGTGAACAAGACGGCCGTCCCCCTCGACGAACTGCACGACCCCAAACGCCTCTGGGCCCTCGGCTCCGACAACCCGGCCGAACTCCAGGCCGAGATCGCCCGCCTGCGGGCCGAGTTGGGCTCGTACCGCTCGGCGCTCTCCCGCCCGTTCCCGGTCGCGGTCCTGCACTGGCCAGCCACGGAACTGACGGAACTCCTCACGGCGTACCCCGAGTTGCGCACCGAGTACCCCTCCCGCGAGGCACACCTCGCCCAACTGGAGTCCTCCCTGCGCGAACTGGCCGCCGGGGGCACCCCGAACCTGGGCATCGTGACGGGCACGGTCCCCTCCTACGAGGCCTTCGCCGCCTCCGAGGGCACCTCCCCCTCGGACCCGAACCTGCTCCCCCAGTACGCCACCACCCTCGCGGCCCGCGGCCGCGCCACGGCCTGGCCCCCAGCCCGCAACGCGTCGTGCTGGTGCGGGTCGGGGGTGGCGTACAGGGATTGCCACGGGGTGGGTTAG